The window AAAAACTGGAACACGTCATCGAACCACTCACCGAGGTTCGCACGGTCATGGATGCCTTGATTCGAGGCATGTTGCACGAGCAGGAGGGAGCCAAAATGGACTTCCTCGCGAAACTCGACCGCAGCTACACCATGGAAGAAGAACGCGCGGTGTTCCACCAGGCCGCAATCGGGTATGTCCCCGCGCCATCGGAGGAGAGTGCGCCTTCGGGAGACGCCAATGTCACGTTGTTTTAGGTAACGTCGGTTTATCAGAAGAATGAAGGAGTGCGCCATGGCGAAAACAGTGTTGGTGGTCGACGATTCTCCCACGATGCGACAGATGGTGGCGTTCACCCTGACCAGCGCGGGCTATCAGGTTGTGGAAGCCGGCAACGGCAAAGAGGCGGTCGGCAAAGTGAACGGCGGGGCGAAGCCGGACCTTGTCGTCACCGACCTGAACATGCCCGAGATGGACGGCATCACCCTGATCAAGGAGATCAGGAAGATGCCGGCTCTCAAGTTCACTCCGATCTTGATGCTGACGACGGAAGCGTCCGACGACAAGAAAAAGGCGGGACAGGCCGCCGGAGCGACCGGATGGATCGTGAAGCCGTTCAATCCCGAGCAGATGATGGCCGTCATTAAAAAAGTGCTGCCCGGTTGAACTGCATCACCCGCCGACGGTCGCGCGCCATCCGCAGTCAGAACGTGGTAGCGACCAGGTGGGTGTGACTCTTCCATTTCGATTGACGAACGACGATTGACCGATGACGAGGCCCATTATATGAGCACTGATCTCTCACACTTCAAAGACGCGTTCTTCGAAGAGTCCCAGGAACACCTGACGACCATCGAGGAAGGATTGCTCCAGCTTGAACAGCGGCCGGGCGACATCGACTTGTTGAACCGAATTTTTCGCGGAGCCCATTCCATCAAGGGTAACAGCGGAATGTTCGGGTTCACCGCCGTCTCCCAATTTACGCACAAGATGGAATCGGTCCTGGATCAGCTGCGCAGCAGTCAAATGGTCGTCACGGTCGCCATCACGGATTTGTTGCTGCAATCGCTGGATTGCCTCAAAACCCTGATCGATTGCGCCCGCACCGGAGCCGCTCCCGACGAAACGCACGTGGCGGCGCTTGGCGCCAGGCTGGAAGCGTGCCAGGGAGGGGCAGCTTCCGGACAACAACCCCCTGTGTCCGCAACGGCGCGCCAAGCTCCGGGCATGCATCGCTACAGCATTACCTGGGTGCCGCCGCAGTACCTGTTTCAGCGAGGGCTGGATCCGGCGCAGTTCCTCAAGGAACTGGCAGGCCTGGGTACCGTCACGCATGTGACCCTGGACGCCGGCCGCTTGCCGGCACTGGCCGAACTGAATCCCGAGCTCTGCTACCTCGGCTGGACGCTGGATCTAGAAACCGCCAAAGACCTGAAAGTCATCGAAGCCGTCTTCGATTTCGTCCGCGAGGACAGCACCCTGACGATCGTGGACAATCCGGTCGATACACACGCGACCGCCGCACTGTCCGAGGGGGCGAAGCCATTGGGTGAAATCCTCGTCGAAACCGGGGTCGTCTCGCAGACTCAGTTGAATGAGGCGTTGTCCCAACAGAAGAAGGTCGGGGAAATCCTGGTCGAACAGAAAGTCGCCACTCCGGAGCAAATCTCCGAGGCGCTCAAAAAGCAATCCGAAGGCGCCGTACCGGCCAAGAAGACCGAAACCCCGTCGATCAGAGT is drawn from Nitrospira sp. ND1 and contains these coding sequences:
- a CDS encoding response regulator; its protein translation is MAKTVLVVDDSPTMRQMVAFTLTSAGYQVVEAGNGKEAVGKVNGGAKPDLVVTDLNMPEMDGITLIKEIRKMPALKFTPILMLTTEASDDKKKAGQAAGATGWIVKPFNPEQMMAVIKKVLPG